The Pseudomonas baetica genome includes a region encoding these proteins:
- the gspE gene encoding type II secretion system ATPase GspE, whose translation MSAVPKSPARLPFGFARRFGVLLEGEGDDLRVLFRDDTPLTALAEVRRLSPRDLPWQRLDEQTFALRLAQCYRAGKSAAEQVAQGLDDELDLVSLADQVPQTADLLEQEGDAPIIRLINALLSEAVREKASDVHLETFEQYLSVRMRVDGQLREVLRPKRELANLLVSRIKVMARLDIAEKRIPQDGRIALRLAGHEVDVRVSTLPSAHGERVVLRLLDKQAGRLDLQRLGMPAETLVRFQQMLGKPHGIFLVTGPTGSGKTTSLYAALTHLNDQTRNILTVEDPIEYHLPGIGQTPVNPKVDMTFARGLRAILRQDPDVVMVGEIRDRETAEIAVQASLTGHLVLSTLHTNSAVGAVTRLLDMEVDAYLLASSLVGVLAQRLLRTLCSECKSPYVADAAQSLRLGLAVDAAPRLYRAVGCEHCQQGYRGRIGIYELISVNPAFSALIHRGASEPELQREARNSSPSLFQDGLRRVLDGSTSLDELLRVTQED comes from the coding sequence ATGAGTGCGGTGCCGAAGTCCCCTGCTAGATTGCCATTCGGCTTTGCCCGTCGTTTCGGGGTGTTGCTCGAAGGCGAGGGGGACGATTTGCGCGTACTGTTTCGCGATGACACCCCGTTGACTGCGCTGGCCGAAGTGCGCCGTTTGAGTCCCCGGGATCTGCCCTGGCAGCGGCTCGACGAACAGACGTTCGCCCTGCGTCTGGCGCAGTGTTATCGCGCCGGAAAAAGCGCCGCCGAGCAAGTCGCACAGGGGCTGGACGATGAACTGGATCTGGTCAGTCTGGCGGATCAGGTACCGCAGACTGCCGACTTGCTGGAGCAGGAGGGCGATGCACCGATCATTCGTCTGATCAACGCGTTGCTCAGCGAAGCCGTCCGCGAAAAGGCCTCTGACGTGCACCTGGAAACGTTCGAACAGTACCTGTCGGTGCGCATGCGGGTCGACGGTCAATTGCGTGAAGTGCTACGGCCCAAGCGTGAGCTGGCGAATCTTCTGGTGTCACGAATCAAGGTCATGGCCAGGCTGGATATCGCCGAGAAGCGTATTCCTCAGGACGGTCGTATCGCCTTGCGTCTGGCTGGCCACGAGGTTGACGTGCGGGTGTCGACCCTGCCTTCGGCCCATGGCGAGCGAGTGGTTTTGCGTTTGCTCGACAAGCAGGCCGGTCGCCTCGACCTGCAGCGTCTGGGCATGCCGGCCGAGACGCTGGTGCGGTTTCAACAAATGCTTGGCAAACCCCACGGGATCTTTCTGGTCACAGGTCCGACGGGCTCGGGCAAGACCACTAGCCTGTATGCCGCGCTGACCCATCTAAATGATCAGACACGCAATATCCTGACCGTCGAGGATCCGATCGAATATCACCTGCCGGGCATTGGCCAGACCCCGGTCAACCCCAAGGTCGATATGACGTTCGCCCGGGGTTTGCGGGCGATCCTGCGTCAGGATCCGGACGTGGTGATGGTGGGCGAAATTCGTGACCGCGAAACCGCGGAAATTGCTGTGCAGGCTTCCTTGACCGGTCACCTGGTGCTGTCGACCTTGCACACCAACAGCGCGGTGGGCGCAGTGACCCGGTTGCTGGACATGGAAGTCGACGCGTACTTGTTGGCGTCTTCGCTGGTCGGTGTGCTGGCCCAGCGTCTATTGCGTACGCTGTGCTCCGAATGCAAATCACCCTATGTGGCGGATGCGGCCCAGAGCCTGCGGCTCGGCTTGGCGGTCGATGCGGCGCCGCGCCTTTATCGGGCCGTGGGTTGTGAGCATTGCCAGCAGGGGTATCGCGGACGGATCGGCATTTATGAACTGATCAGCGTCAATCCGGCGTTCTCGGCATTGATTCATCGCGGGGCCAGCGAGCCGGAGCTTCAGCGTGAAGCACGCAACAGCTCCCCGAGCCTGTTTCAGGATGGGCTGCGGCGGGTACTTGATGGCTCGACCAGCCTCGATGAACTGTTGCGCGTGACCCAGGAGGACTGA
- the gspD gene encoding type II secretion system secretin GspD — MTMLFRFSARRVLRFLAFAPLLVQGVVMAEAPQWQLSMKDAELRDVVQEMSSILGSTVILDPRVQGRITVLSKQPLDREGVRRLFFSVLDAHGFAAVDQGDRLLIIPAGEAKARAGSENGHTASSTEFVTQVIELNASVAADLAGLIRPLVSTNGYIGPSASANALIVTDSAGNVRRISEIVRQLDSGAKNAHAVVELRYGLAVEIAKVMEQSIGKQNLESGSQVIADGRSNRLVILGTQVARQRLIDMARALDTPANARADNSRVIRLRHSDAKQLAEVLDSMSQGMKAAGGSGIGKDNSPASPVVVKADESQNALVVIAEPAQVRTIENIVRQLDQPRAQVLIHAAIVEISGDINEALGVQWGVNGGDVKGGITFPGAGNTIAGLLGSGANVKLPEGAALKIGGDRFGVLVTALASNARNNLLSTPSLLTLDNQQAEILVGQNVPFKTGSYTTSSSGSDNPFTTVERKDVGISLKIKPHINEGSTLRLEVEQENSEIAPAVSGLTSEDLITNKRSLKSTILADDGEIIVIGGLIKDSVRTVESSVPFLGRIPLIGGLFRSSKDTVTKTNLMVFLRPTIVRSRENLTEITVDRYNDLRHLSKPGARQNNSLLLPRDPQQLFEGSNDNQLIDLRKDKVRAP, encoded by the coding sequence ATGACTATGCTCTTCCGGTTTTCTGCACGCCGCGTCTTGCGGTTTCTGGCGTTCGCACCGTTGTTGGTTCAAGGCGTTGTAATGGCGGAAGCGCCGCAATGGCAGTTGTCCATGAAGGATGCGGAGTTGCGCGATGTCGTGCAGGAGATGTCTTCGATACTCGGCTCCACGGTGATTCTTGATCCGCGTGTTCAGGGCCGAATCACAGTGCTTTCCAAACAGCCGCTGGACCGTGAGGGTGTTCGGCGTCTGTTCTTCTCCGTGCTCGATGCCCACGGTTTCGCCGCTGTTGATCAGGGTGATCGCTTGCTGATCATTCCGGCGGGCGAAGCCAAGGCGCGCGCTGGAAGCGAAAACGGCCACACGGCGTCGAGCACCGAGTTCGTCACTCAAGTCATCGAGTTGAACGCCAGTGTTGCCGCCGATCTCGCCGGGTTGATTCGTCCGTTGGTGTCCACCAATGGCTATATCGGACCCTCCGCTTCGGCCAATGCATTGATCGTTACCGACAGCGCCGGCAACGTTCGCCGCATCAGCGAGATAGTGCGGCAACTGGATTCCGGTGCCAAAAATGCACACGCCGTTGTTGAGTTGCGCTATGGCCTGGCCGTTGAGATTGCCAAAGTCATGGAGCAGTCGATCGGCAAACAGAACCTGGAGTCCGGCAGCCAGGTTATCGCTGATGGCCGCAGCAATCGTCTGGTGATTCTGGGCACACAGGTCGCCCGGCAGCGGTTGATCGATATGGCACGGGCGCTCGATACACCCGCCAACGCCCGCGCTGACAACTCCAGGGTCATACGTCTGCGTCACAGTGACGCCAAGCAGTTGGCCGAGGTGCTTGATTCCATGAGTCAGGGAATGAAAGCGGCCGGTGGTTCGGGCATTGGCAAAGATAATTCGCCGGCCTCCCCTGTGGTGGTCAAGGCCGATGAGAGCCAGAACGCGCTGGTAGTCATTGCCGAGCCGGCGCAGGTGCGCACCATCGAGAATATTGTCCGTCAACTCGACCAGCCACGCGCTCAGGTGCTGATTCATGCCGCGATCGTCGAAATCTCCGGCGACATCAATGAAGCGCTCGGCGTGCAATGGGGCGTGAATGGCGGTGACGTCAAGGGCGGCATTACCTTTCCGGGCGCTGGAAACACGATTGCCGGGCTCTTGGGTTCGGGAGCCAACGTCAAGTTGCCGGAAGGCGCTGCACTGAAAATCGGCGGTGATCGTTTCGGCGTTCTGGTGACCGCGTTGGCTAGCAATGCCCGTAACAATTTGCTGTCGACGCCGAGCCTGCTGACGCTGGACAACCAGCAGGCAGAAATTCTGGTGGGGCAGAACGTGCCGTTCAAGACGGGCTCCTACACCACCTCCAGCAGCGGCTCGGATAATCCCTTTACCACGGTCGAGCGCAAGGACGTCGGCATCAGCCTGAAGATCAAGCCACACATCAACGAGGGCTCGACACTCAGGCTGGAAGTCGAGCAGGAAAACTCCGAAATCGCGCCTGCGGTCAGCGGCCTCACCAGCGAAGACCTGATCACCAACAAGCGCTCGCTCAAGAGCACCATTCTGGCTGATGACGGCGAGATCATCGTGATTGGCGGCTTGATCAAGGACAGCGTGCGGACGGTGGAAAGCAGTGTGCCGTTCCTCGGCCGCATTCCGCTGATCGGCGGGCTGTTCCGCTCAAGCAAAGACACCGTGACCAAGACCAATCTCATGGTGTTCCTGCGTCCGACCATCGTCCGCAGCAGAGAGAACCTCACCGAGATCACCGTGGATCGTTACAACGACCTGCGTCACTTGAGCAAACCGGGCGCGCGGCAGAACAACTCATTGTTGTTGCCACGAGACCCACAACAATTGTTCGAAGGCTCCAACGACAATCAACTGATTGATCTGCGCAAAGACAAGGTGCGAGCACCATGA
- a CDS encoding type II secretion system protein N, with amino-acid sequence MAPSRKISVFLGSTLLLPLVCGGVLLWKERAWRDTLPVLANLAIKPSPSVDAQAPFNPGAIASLLGLVAQESLARSSEALVLKASFVSSTGDSRALLAGTEGERTYRLGDTLPGGSVLRRIEVGQVVFWRNGREEVLPIEMSAKRWLLPIEGSSPGVAGASANLYLQPTPYSGQSD; translated from the coding sequence ATGGCGCCCTCCAGAAAGATCTCGGTGTTTCTCGGCTCGACGTTGCTGCTGCCGCTGGTGTGTGGCGGTGTATTGCTGTGGAAGGAGCGCGCCTGGCGCGACACGCTTCCCGTTCTGGCGAACCTTGCGATCAAACCGTCTCCCTCAGTTGACGCACAGGCGCCGTTCAATCCGGGGGCGATTGCTTCGTTGCTGGGGCTGGTAGCGCAAGAGTCACTGGCCCGAAGCAGTGAGGCGTTAGTGCTCAAGGCCAGTTTTGTTTCCAGTACCGGTGACTCCCGAGCGCTGTTGGCCGGCACTGAAGGTGAACGGACCTACCGGCTCGGCGACACCTTGCCGGGCGGCAGTGTGCTGCGCCGCATCGAGGTCGGCCAGGTGGTGTTCTGGCGCAATGGCCGCGAAGAAGTCTTGCCCATCGAAATGTCGGCCAAACGCTGGTTGCTGCCCATCGAAGGCAGTTCACCCGGCGTTGCTGGCGCAAGCGCCAACCTTTATCTCCAACCCACGCCCTACAGTGGCCAAAGTGATTGA
- the gbpA gene encoding N-acetylglucosamine-binding protein GbpA, which translates to MESKMTKNISSAGILAGCASSLTLLASLLASQQVAAHGYITEPPERAYSCRLGVNTNCGGAQYEPHSVGEGPKGFPSAGPVDGKIPSAENGSFSEMDIQTATRWHLNEIKNRNVEFAWNYTAAHRTTRWEYFITKTGWNPNEPLKRASFDTTPFCVVEANGSSPIAGPSGGAGPGKEKHKCTIPADRSGHHVILGIWTVDDTKSAFHKVIDVNITADGNTGPGPGPGPGPGPGPVDSWNDVGNIAPNRTLGIGDKVNARAFLGGAESAEYSVGITIDSTEEGLPQNWSYKLAEKVNSTQKLIRAGVRDAEGNIAPVKGTNGLYAKVESGVTSYQLQTVIVSDIDAYMHVHNMASEFVLDKGKAKVDLTVMTNRELTVEATVVDANNKQVGYAKQLVNATTAPISVQVTSSPGAHQVLLVGSSKDGRINLQDAKRFEMTGTAGGGDHAFEFPAGIGSYKAGTQVLQPKNGKVYECKPFPFEGWCKSYSPSANQYEPGIGSNWQDAWIAR; encoded by the coding sequence AAAAACATTTCATCAGCGGGGATCCTCGCCGGGTGTGCATCCTCGTTGACCCTGCTGGCTTCACTGTTGGCTTCTCAGCAAGTGGCGGCGCATGGCTATATTACCGAGCCGCCTGAGCGAGCTTACTCTTGCCGATTGGGCGTCAATACAAATTGCGGTGGTGCTCAATATGAGCCACACAGTGTGGGTGAGGGGCCTAAAGGTTTCCCGTCTGCGGGGCCGGTCGATGGCAAGATTCCAAGTGCCGAAAACGGTTCGTTTTCCGAGATGGATATTCAAACGGCTACCCGCTGGCATTTGAATGAAATCAAGAACCGCAATGTCGAGTTTGCCTGGAACTACACCGCCGCCCATCGAACCACTCGTTGGGAATACTTCATCACCAAAACCGGCTGGAACCCGAATGAACCGCTCAAGCGTGCGTCGTTCGATACCACACCGTTTTGCGTGGTGGAGGCCAACGGCAGCTCGCCGATTGCCGGGCCTTCGGGCGGCGCTGGCCCAGGAAAAGAAAAGCACAAATGCACGATCCCGGCCGATCGCAGTGGGCATCACGTCATTCTCGGTATCTGGACTGTCGATGACACAAAGTCGGCTTTCCATAAAGTCATTGATGTGAACATCACTGCCGATGGCAATACGGGACCGGGACCGGGACCGGGACCAGGACCAGGACCAGGTCCTGTGGACAGTTGGAATGATGTCGGCAACATCGCCCCGAACAGAACCCTGGGCATCGGCGACAAGGTTAACGCCCGCGCATTCTTAGGCGGAGCTGAAAGCGCTGAATACAGTGTCGGGATCACGATCGATTCAACAGAAGAAGGCCTGCCGCAGAACTGGTCCTACAAACTGGCCGAAAAGGTCAACTCGACCCAGAAACTGATACGTGCCGGTGTACGTGACGCCGAAGGCAATATTGCCCCGGTCAAGGGCACGAATGGCTTGTACGCCAAGGTTGAAAGTGGTGTTACCAGCTATCAGCTGCAAACGGTAATAGTCAGCGATATCGACGCTTACATGCACGTCCACAACATGGCGAGCGAGTTTGTGCTGGACAAAGGTAAGGCCAAAGTCGACCTCACGGTCATGACCAACCGCGAGCTGACCGTTGAGGCCACCGTGGTGGATGCCAACAACAAGCAAGTGGGCTATGCGAAACAACTGGTCAATGCCACCACTGCGCCGATCAGCGTTCAGGTAACCAGTTCGCCCGGTGCACACCAGGTATTGCTGGTTGGCAGCAGCAAGGATGGCCGGATCAATCTTCAAGACGCCAAGCGTTTTGAAATGACCGGTACAGCCGGCGGTGGCGATCACGCCTTTGAGTTCCCTGCCGGGATTGGCAGTTACAAGGCCGGTACCCAAGTGCTGCAGCCAAAAAACGGCAAGGTCTATGAGTGCAAGCCGTTCCCGTTCGAAGGCTGGTGCAAGTCTTACAGCCCCTCCGCCAATCAGTATGAGCCAGGTATTGGTTCCAACTGGCAGGACGCCTGGATTGCCAGGTAA